Sequence from the Rutidosis leptorrhynchoides isolate AG116_Rl617_1_P2 chromosome 3, CSIRO_AGI_Rlap_v1, whole genome shotgun sequence genome:
atatacgaatatacttatatatatatatatacatttcgggactttatatatatataatattaatatttatttaacctTGTAGAAAAAAATGAAGGAATTGCAAAATGAACAACCGGGAAGAGACGAGACCGATATCATGGATGAAGTTTTGGGTGAGCTAACCGGACACCAACGCGGAGTGGGGCCAAAGTTACCAAAGTCGGCAAGTAATTCCGCATCTTCATCTTCTACCGGTCGGAGCCACCAACCACCAATGGAACCATACTACACGGCAAGTCAAATTGAACAAATCTTTCGTTTTAATAATCTTCAAGTCCCTCCCGATATTCAACCAAATTTTGGGTATCCTACTGGTACTTCCAATTCCAATACTTCGCGCCCGATCCGTAACAATAATGATGATTTGTATGACGATCCATTTGCCGGTTTGTAATTTGTTTGGTGTGTTTGAAGACAAGTATGCTTTTGTTGGGTGTTTTTCCGGTTGTTTCAAGACAATTATGTTAAGTTTAGTTGATTTGTAAATGATATTAGTTGATTTGGTAGTTTTTTCGGATTTTAAAATGTATGGATAATTATTGTCGTGTTTGGATATTTTTTTTAATGTTATTGTGGTATTTTGTGAAACTATAATCTTATTTATGTAGCAGGTTTGAATATTTGAAATGTGCCGTATCGAATACGGCTGGAAACAGCAGAAACGAATTGGTCCGGTAACAGCAGACGGCTTTCCGGACGACTAGTCGTCCAGGAAGAGTCGTCCgggttttttttttcgttttctgttattaataaataattagtattattttaatattatttctttTGGGACGGTAAGTCGTCCCCAAGTGTCGTCCGGAAAAAGCGTCCACGAAGGCTAGCGTTGAAAGTCAATGTGGGCCCCACCTTCCGTCTGGGAAAAAAAATGCCGTCCAGAAAAACATTCCGGGACGAACCTTTCGGGACGACACATTCCGGACGATGTGTCGTCCGGGAAGACTTTCTGAGACGATTTATCGTCCGGAAGTGCCGTCCGAAAAGAGCTTTTTTCCAGTAGTGGTTgttgcatttaaaaaaaaaaaacaaaaatacatTTAGGCTTAAAAAAATTGATAGTATTATATATCTTCTAACCAATTCTTAATCTGGTTTAACCCTTTGAGCCAATATATCCCAGTGGACCTTTAAGAACCattttctatatttatttattaattgtgACCTCCCAAACATTATCTATATAATCCTACACACCACCCATAAACTTCCATTCATATCATCTCTCCTTACCAAAAGGACATACTTGATAGAATGGCCTATCACGCGGTTTCTCCGGCCAACTTCACCACCGTCGAATGCCACAAACAAGTCCGTTCATGGCGGCTTCTACGTTCCATTTTGGAACTACTCATCCAAGCTTGTACTTGCACTCTCGTCGAAAAACCAGATTTCGACGATGATCATCCAATTCAACCTTACAACAACCACCATCCAAAACCTTCTTCTTTAGTCTTTCCAACAACCACCACCAATATCACTGGCACCATATTCGGCTCACGTACCGGAAAAGTTAAATTTTGTATCCAAACAAACCCTAATTCGCCATCACTAATTCTTTTACTTGAACTCACAATCTCAACGTCCTTTCTGGCTCGTGAAATGAAAAATGGACATCTAAGAATTGCACTCGAGTGCACAAATGATCATGTAACTTGCAACAACAAAAAGTCTCTTTTAGCTATGCCATTATGGACAATGTATTGTAATGGAAGAAAAGTAGGGTTTGCATTCAAAAGAAAGCAATCGTTAACAGATATCAAGGTTTTAAAACACGTGGAAAAAGTATGTGTTGGTGCGGGGATTGTGAAAGCTATAGATGTAGAACGAGATGATGATATAATGTACTTAAGGGGAAACTTCAATAGGGTTAGTGGAAaatcactaaatcaatctgaaacctTCCATTTGATCGATCCAGATCGCAATATCGGTCAACAACTTAGTATATTCTTTTTCCGTCCAAAATAAGATGGTGTTTTTATTCTTGATTGTTATTTTTCCCATTCGAATTTGGGGCTAGGTTCCTTGTCTTTTTGAGTTGTGCTAGATATTTTTGCATGACTTTCTTTGTAACTTTCAAGATTGGGTCGAAAATAATTGTTACCAATCAAACCTTTTACTTCATTTATATTGTAAATCCTTAATAATTTGAAATGTTTCCATGTATATGAAGAGTATTTGGTTGGTGAAAACATTGCTTAAAGTTTGTTTGATTGAATCTGATGAATAAAAATGAAAGGATTTATCGAGATAAGTGTTTGTCCAATCTAATTATGCTGAACTAGTATTTGTTCAAACTTTACAATTAATCGTTAATATCTTATTGAATTAATTACTAAGTTATAGTACAACGTATTATTAGTACCCAACATATTTCTATATAAACACAGAATTTGTGTAGTATCAGACAAAGATAACATCAAAATGGGTGTAAAATGGAGATCAAAGGAATAATGTAGGTCTAATTAATGAGCCAATCAACCATTTAATCTATCTACTAATTATTCAATTAAAAACCCTAATAAAAAACAGAAGCTTTACATCATCTCCTATAATAGGTGTACAATGGAGACATCTCATAAATTTCAAACTCAACACCTTCACTTTTCATGCACACGCataaaattaattttattattagatcGACACATTTAATAATTAGTATGATGTTCATATGCATGAAAGTTTAGCATATGTGCATGAGAAAAAAAAATGTATACAAAGGTGTTGTGACTTTAAATTGAAGTAGTGGATGCATGAACTGTTGTGGATTCGGCATGTCTTGTCTCTACAAGACCAAATAACTTTGTGTTTGTGTTGTGTAGTGAAACACATAAAAATGTTAACACCCCACGTATCTTTCTCTATTTATTCTTTTTGTATAGTTATATACTGTATATAATTTAATATGCTTTCTTTTGCTTTACACTATACATGTTTCTTTTGTTTTGTTATCTTTCTTTTTCGTTATTTAGCATATATAATGTTTTTCTTAATGATTAATACGGTTTTGTGCTACTTAAGCTGGAAAGATAGGGCAATGTCGACCTTGTGAAAAAGTATAAATTAAAGTCAGATTTATCAAAagaattatttaattaataattaattaatggcCTACCACCCATAGGATCGAGAATATCCTTCAAAAAGGGATACTAACCCTACGTGTAAGACGAATATCAACGGGCCTTGTCTCGGTTTGCCATGAGTCTGGCTTTCGAGAGGTTGCCGATGGCAATGGTTCGTGGTTTCCTCGCCCTCAAACAGCAACAGCAGCTTCGCCCTGCTTTTTTTCATCGAATAGCATAAATAAAAGGGAGCACATACTGGTTTCCAGTTTCAAACGACTTTATAGTCATTAGTCATTCAACGGCTATTTCATCTAATTCAATTTCCAATTTACCAACACAAAATACATCTAATTTATCTCACTTTTATTCAACGCAAACCATTAGCCGTTTTAAATACACTATAGATCTGATTTTTGTTTCAATTGACGTACATGTCACAGCTCACGCGTAAAACTCTATTGTAAGTAAAAATTTCACTACTAAAAATGTCATCTAAATAAATTCAATTACTACTGACACTCACCAATACCAAGTTCAAACTAATGAATAACTGAAATGTGAAACTAGAGTTTTATATTCAAATGGTAATAAATACTACTTTGTATGTATATACGTAAAGTTGTACGTATGTATAAATTTCCTTGTATATGTATTAAACTGTAGAGATTTACAAAAACGAAGTGATAAAAACATAGGGTGAGCAATGAAGTTGTGTCCTCATGTAAAGATGAGGAGGGGTCAGGGTTAAGTTTTTTTTCCCAAAAAACGAATCAAGAACTTTCATCAAAAAGCATGAACGAACCTATAAAAACAGAGAAACAACACCAACAAACTACCTAAGCCGAGCTATCCTACCAAATTATCTAGAAGTGAACCGAGCCGCGCACATAAGAGAAAAACTACCAAAAAGACAAGCAAACTATGcaaaagtataaaaaaaaaaaaaaaaaaaaaaaaaaaaaaaaaaaaaaaagctaaacCATGTTACTTAAGACCAAATAAAACATAATCCCTAAACCAAAATCATATGCCAACAAACTAATTGAGCAATTAAATAACCCCAAGTTTCTCTGCAGCTAGAGATGTTTTTCTACTATTTGTCCCAGGTTTGAGTAACTTGCCTTGCACCTGTTCAAAACCAACCGACTTTCCCTTTTATAAAAAATGAATAAAACTTATGATTCGTGAGAAGGTGCTTTCTTTTAGCCCTACATATTTTTCCGGACTGAAGGACGTGCCAGTCTTCAAGCGACCAACATCTCCGCCATCATTAAACATTTGAGCCACCTCTTGAATTTCAAGATCATACTCCTCGTCGCGTATAAAATAATAATTACCATAAGCTGACAGTTTCTGTAACgatccggctttttcgacttgcttttgtgctttgtgctttcacgaaactgcgtatatgtgcgtactgagctagtttatactctgggatcttatttaatgattaattactttcattaatatcttacaacgtgctattaagtatgtaataacttaacttgatccccgaaagcttttatgaccgttggtgtcacttgacgtttgaaacgagctatgtacttggtacacgtttaactttggtcataatcggaatattatgactacgtaacactaattgttattttataataacaattacttgggtttttggatgcttaattacgcttagtaatttactagaacacactagttagccttgttggactttctaccttgttggactttagcccaccctacactagttagtggactatttaattagcccaattattagtaACTAGTGACTCATTAATATgtgagacaaatgcccatttattagagggaacatactagtatttttgttaagcattatccttaatgttgcatgggatcctaacataagcaccaactttagacaaccattaaccaaaaatcaaaaaggtgtcccccttgtccccccatacAACCCATGGCCACCTCACCCctcccacaccctcaccacctataaatacaagccttatttcacccattttacacttgatctcatttgcaatttacacacacttactctctaattctttctctagtcttacTCTCTTTAagaagtgtaagtatttgatttttcttcttcttctcccttcaccattcacgaattcatcatcatcatcaaagggtctagctttttagcttttgttcTTGATtacattgatgtgcgtagaggtgtatacgaaatagcttatattttactagaaaatactattaaaaacgatacaattttacacaagttattagtaagtccagttcgtttcacatggagctagccaagtttaacgctatatttttaaaactatatatatatataagtagtattattattataaaagggggggttttaccgtttaatgatcggtttgtcgattttaaaactttagtcgcagttaaaacctaatgtaaaatattaaaaataaaacttaatttaaagcgtaaagtaaatgacaataattaaagtgcgataaataaaagtgcgataaataaaatgactataaataaaattgcgataattaaaaagtacgataattaaaagtgcaattaaatataatgacagtaaataaaagtgcgatgaaatatgaaataaaggaattatgcttatttaaacttccgtaatcatgatgttcgacatattgattttagtttattaccatgggttaattgtcctttgtcctggattattcaatatgtccatctaatttttgtccataacagtccatcagtcataaatataaagtgcgagtgtcctcgtcaaattattcttatatcctaagtcaaatattccaactaattggggacttaaactataattacaccaattttccttgtatgtaattcacccctgttttaataagtccattgactattaatccattctagtgtccagttaaatgaatgattattagtacttataaatatcccgcccatcgtgtccgatcgagtgtatatggttatttataggtacatccaattgtaaatctttatattaaattaacgaactatcattcaattaaacaaatataaagctcattaatagcccatagtctaatttccacaagtgtcgtttttttgtccaaaccccaattatggtacaaagctcaataaccccgtctttaatattttagcctaacatcacgattacttcgatttaaataagcataataataacttagctacgagacattaatttaaaagggttgaacataacttacaatgattaataatagcgtagcgttacacagacagaatttcaacttacacacttataacattcgctaacatacccttattattattaaattaaaattaaaattaaaattataatatatatatatatatatatatatatatatatatatatatatatatatatatatatatatatattacgtgagagatagagagattgaattaggtgtatacattcgactgaattcgttgctttttataggatgtggcatgatactgttcaccatgcgatcgcatggattttgcacttccaggccatgcgatcgcatggccttcttttacagctcacatacttttgtttgtttatttgccaacggtttatatatataatataatatatatataattttaagaattatttatatattatattatatttatgtgcatagttgacttgtaatttttagtccgttgcgtcgcgcgttgagagttgactctggtcccggttccggattttcgaacatcctttcgtactatttaatatcttgtagtttgcgttttgcggctcgtactcttgtaattttgagacgtttctcatcaataattagaacaactttgattgtactttgtacttttgaactttttggtcgtttgcgttgaagcgacccgtcctaatccatccggacgaagtccatatcgattataaatgattcacaacagttgattacatcgcgaggtatttgacctctatatggtatattttacaaacattgcattcgtttttgaaaagacaatctttcattacatcgaaagttgacaacatgcataccatttcgcaatatatcttactataatagacttaataataatcttgatgaactcaatgactcgaatgcaacgtcttttgaaatatgtcatgaatgactccaagtgatatctctaagatgagcaaatgcacagcggaagatttctttcatacctgagaataaacatgctttaaagtgtcaaccaaaaggttggtgagttcattagtttaacataaataatcatttcataattttaatagaccacaagatttcatacttccatttctcataatcatacgtcccatgcatagagacaaaaatatcattcatatggattgaacacctggtaatcgacattcacaatatgtatataagaatatccccatcattccgggatcctccttcggacatgaaataaatttcgaagtactaaagcatccggtactttggatgtggcttgttgggcccgatagatctatctttagagttcgcgtcaattagggtgtctgttccctaattcttagattaccagacttaataaaaggggcatattcgatttcgataattcaaccatagagtgtagtttcgattacttgtgtctatttcgtaaaacagttataaaaacatcgcatgtattctcagtcccaaaaatatatattgcaaaagcatttaaaaagggattaatgaaactcacacatataaatattgtaaaacagttaataaagcatttgcatgtattctcagcccaaaaacgtaaggaGTAAAAAgggaaataaaactcacaataatgtattttgtagtaaaaatacatatgacgacattgaacaatgtagggttggcctcggattcacgaacctatatcattcatatatctattaagacacatacttgtaatcgaacaaatatatttatttatattattattagtgatgtaatttatatatatagtagactaataggttcattatatatattttcattatatatatagatatattagtatagttaagttatgtgtattaaatatatatttatatataaaatctttatttttatgtttataattttaataacgtctttaaaacttttatttttcataatcgtaattattttaataataatgacatagataatactgatatcaataataatgatagttttggtaaaaaaataatactaataataataatggtaatttttaatagttttaatagaaattttcaataattatacaatatcactaatattaatgtttaaatgataagtctattaatgatactttgtaatattaataataatgatgataatactaataataatacctatgtggatgataataataacacaaacaattataaaatgttacaagtactaatattaatgaaaataataataatttgtatcattctcataataataataataatcataatcataattataataataaattatagtctttataataatacttgtattagtaataataagtgttctaaaaataaccataataataataatcacaatactaataataataataattttagtaatgaaatctaccttccaaagcctttctaaaaaaatatgccctgaaccgggtttgaactagagacctcctACTCACtggcaaacacacttaaccattccctctgtcttgtttatctaatttataaggcaacccaaactatatatctagtatttcatttagccatgttcatcatctttcttcaccaagtttaaaatcaaacgggggcaaaaactcaacaacaatcgaacgggttttcatttatgacttgtaaacaacatgaaacaaaaaaaaaatgtgttcatgatataaaaaaaatgagaaaaaaaaacaaaaaaaatcctactgcttgcccgtagccaagaaaaaaaaaatttttgttttcaattttgagttcgttttggacaatctttacaacatgaaacatgtttcaaatcattcctaaaatctatctaaatcatcaattgaacttaaaacatcaaaacaagctctaatttctccaagaacaaaacagttgacttttgacaatttaactttgactcgcaaattcgaattcgttattaagaattggaacttgagattttgcaggaagtttaagtaaatgattcctaacaactctgcatttttag
This genomic interval carries:
- the LOC139896667 gene encoding protein MIZU-KUSSEI 1-like gives rise to the protein MAYHAVSPANFTTVECHKQVRSWRLLRSILELLIQACTCTLVEKPDFDDDHPIQPYNNHHPKPSSLVFPTTTTNITGTIFGSRTGKVKFCIQTNPNSPSLILLLELTISTSFLAREMKNGHLRIALECTNDHVTCNNKKSLLAMPLWTMYCNGRKVGFAFKRKQSLTDIKVLKHVEKVCVGAGIVKAIDVERDDDIMYLRGNFNRVSGKSLNQSETFHLIDPDRNIGQQLSIFFFRPK